A single window of Channa argus isolate prfri chromosome 2, Channa argus male v1.0, whole genome shotgun sequence DNA harbors:
- the lrp3 gene encoding low-density lipoprotein receptor-related protein 3 isoform X1 gives MDRLDCLRLEIVCLCETVEEGGNILAGCSERVEVHTERRGVIYSPSWPLNYPAGVNCSWHIQGGQGEVITVSFRNFDLAESGRCLGDWLLLTPSWNGEYRLCGSLLPSPFISTRGHVWLYFHSQANSSGQAQGFRLSYIRGHLGQSSCQSDEFLCGNGKCLPRTWKCNGQDECGDATDERNCSPPPTETQPGLCPFGSLPCTQAQSTRCLPASLRCNGAKDCPDGTDELGCPDTTCGKRLGNFYGSFASPDFFRPNRSAVVELRCSWLLDTQDPKPIVLQLDLQLGPRDSLHVYDGLLQRAEHLLQVLSYHNNRRPALLESSRGQMSVLYMAQPRSPGHGFNATYQVKGYCFPGERPCGSDQGCFSERQRCDGYWHCPSGRDEEGCPMCPDGEFPCEGGTGMCYPASERCNNQKRCPDGSDEKNCYDCQPGNFHCGTNLCIFETWRCDGQEDCLDGSDERDCLAAVPRKVITAALIGSLVCSLLLVIALGCALKLHSLRSREYRAFETQMTRMEAEFVQREAPPSYGQLIAQGLIPPVEDFPVYNPTQASVLQNLRLAMHRQIRRHSTRRSTSSSSRRRVGHLWSRLFHGGGRARGHAPLLDPPGPTQITLGLHSYQTVREQGAQVRARGQRGEETDVVGRPNSCCSATIDLQPCTPESPASPLSSQSADSPEDSDLSPVSREGINAPQSEPPTAGQSDSSTYSGLQPNPQEASVTLCHPHASRKLVLELAVNLKGVSLRRYSPLGPLSPISPTVFPSSSQTPTDQPNPQGPEVTSPAEPLSSSAKAEDSKSPITVKVPSRDRRSRDVRRREGKSRLCRFRRTLSDEGGDSGRETTPC, from the exons CAGGCTGCAGTGAACGTGTAGAGGTCCATACAGAGCGGAGGGGTGTGATCTACAGCCCCTCTTGGCCTTTAAACTATCCAGCTGGAGTCAACTGCAGCTGGCATATCCAGGGGGGTCAGGGCGAGGTCATTACCGTCAG TTTCCGTAACTTTGACCTGGCGGAGTCGGGGCGTTGTTTGGGCGACTGGCTCCTGCTGACACCTTCTTGGAATGGGGAATATAGGCTCTGTGGCTCCTTGCTGCCTTCACCCTTCATCTCCACCAGGGGGCACGTTTGGCTCTATTTCCACTCTCAGGCCAACAGCTCGGGGCAAGCCCAGGGCTTCCGTCTCTCCTACATCAGAG GCCACCTGGGTCAGAGCAGCTGTCAGTCAGATGAGTTTCTGTGTGGGAATGGAAAGTGTCTCCCTCGCACCTGGAAGTGCAACGGTCAGGATGAGTGTGGCGACGCCACAGACGAACGTAACTGCTCCCCACCTCCCACTGAGACCCAGCCTGGCCTCTGCCCTTTTGGCTCCCTTCCCTGCACTCAGGCACAATCCAcccgctgcctgcctgcttCTCTGCGCTGCAACGGAGCCAAGGACTGCCCCGATGGCACAGACGAGCTGGGGTGCCCCGACACCACCTGTGGCAAACGTCTGGGGAACTTCTATGGCTCGTTTGCATCCCCGGATTTTTTCCGGCCCAACAGGAGCGCCGTGGTGGAGCTCAGGTGTTCGTGGTTGCTGGACACCCAGGACCCCAAGCCCATCGTGCTGCAGCTGGATCTGCAGCTCGGCCCCAGAGACTCGCTGCATGTTTACGATGGCCTGCTACAACGGGCAGAGCACCTCTTACAGGTGCTGTCATATCATAACAACAGGCGTCCGGCCCTGCTGGAGTCGAGCCGTGGGCAAATGAGTGTATTGTACATGGCTCAGCCTCGCAGCCCTGGACACGGCTTCAATGCTACATACCAG GTTAAAGGTTACTGCTTTCCTGGCGAGCGTCCCTGCGGCAGTGATCAGGGCTGCTTCTCTGAACGCCAGCGCTGCGACGGCTACTGGCACTGCCCCTCTGGCCGTGACGAGGAGGGCTGTCCGATGTGCCCAGATGGCGAGTTCCCCTGCGAGGGCGGTACTGGAATGTGCTACCCGGCCTCCGAGCGTTGCAACAATCAGAAGAGGTGCCCGGATGGGTCAGATGAGAAGAACTGCTATGACTGCCAACCTGGAAACTTCCACTGTGGGACTAACCTGTGTATCTTTGAGACGTGGCGGTGTGATGGCCAGGAGGACTGCTTAGACGGTAGCGATGAGAGAGACTGCCTGGCAGCGGTGCCCAGAAAAGTGATTACTGCCGCCCTGATTGGCAGTCTGGTCTGTAGTCTGCTGCTGGTCATTGCTCTCGGATGTGCCCTGAAACTCCACTCGCTCAGGAGCAGAGAGTACAG AGCTTTTGAAACTCAGATGACTCGCATGGAGGCGGAGTTTGTTCAGAGAGAGGCTCCCCCGTCTTACGGCCAGCTGATCGCCCAGGGTCTCATTCCTCCAGTGGAGGATTTCCCAGTTTACAACCCAACCCAG GCCTCTGTGCTACAGAACCTGCGCTTGGCGATGCACAGACAGATCAGACGTCACTCAACACGGCGCTcaacctcctcttcctctcgaCGGCGCGTCGGGCATTTATGGAGTCGCCTTTTCCATGGTGGAGGGCGAGCCAGAGGCCATGCCCCTCTGCTGGATCCCCCGGGACCCACCCAGATTACACTGGGGCTCCACAGCTACCAAACTGTTCGGGAGCAGGGGGCTCAAGTCAGGGCCAGAGGTCAGCGTGGGGAAGAGACTGATGTAGTGGGGAGGCCAAACTCCTGCTGCTCAGCAACCATAGACCTGCAGCCGTGCACGCCAGAGAGCCCTGCatcacctctctcctctcagtcAGCGGACAGTCCAGAAGACTCGGATCTGTCACCTGTCAGCAGGGAAGGAATCAATGCTCCACAATCTGAGCCCCCCACCGCTGGTCAGAGTGACTCTTCAACCTACAGTGGACTTCAACCTAACCCACAAGAAGCATCTGTAACCCTGTGCCACCCCCACGCATCGAGGAAACTGGTCCTTGAGCTTGCAGTTAATCTTAAAGGTGTTTCTTTGAGACGTTACTCTCCATTAGGACCCTTGTCCCCAATCTCACCCACTGTGTTTCCCAGCAGCTCCCAGACACCAACAGACCAACCTAACCCACAGGGTCCGGAGGTGACTTCACCTGCTGAGCCCTTGTCTTCGTCTGCGAAGGCAGAGGACAGCAAAAGCCCCATTACTGTGAAAGTGCCAAGCAGGGACAGAAGAAGCAGGGAcgtgaggaggagggagggcaAAAGCAGGCTCTGCAGGTTCAGAAGGACCCTGAGTGATGAGGGCGGAGATTCAGGGAGGGAGACAACTCCATGCTGA
- the lrp3 gene encoding low-density lipoprotein receptor-related protein 3 isoform X2 yields the protein MRIMGLTARLLGLLWLRSALLCSAGCSERVEVHTERRGVIYSPSWPLNYPAGVNCSWHIQGGQGEVITVSFRNFDLAESGRCLGDWLLLTPSWNGEYRLCGSLLPSPFISTRGHVWLYFHSQANSSGQAQGFRLSYIRGHLGQSSCQSDEFLCGNGKCLPRTWKCNGQDECGDATDERNCSPPPTETQPGLCPFGSLPCTQAQSTRCLPASLRCNGAKDCPDGTDELGCPDTTCGKRLGNFYGSFASPDFFRPNRSAVVELRCSWLLDTQDPKPIVLQLDLQLGPRDSLHVYDGLLQRAEHLLQVLSYHNNRRPALLESSRGQMSVLYMAQPRSPGHGFNATYQVKGYCFPGERPCGSDQGCFSERQRCDGYWHCPSGRDEEGCPMCPDGEFPCEGGTGMCYPASERCNNQKRCPDGSDEKNCYDCQPGNFHCGTNLCIFETWRCDGQEDCLDGSDERDCLAAVPRKVITAALIGSLVCSLLLVIALGCALKLHSLRSREYRAFETQMTRMEAEFVQREAPPSYGQLIAQGLIPPVEDFPVYNPTQASVLQNLRLAMHRQIRRHSTRRSTSSSSRRRVGHLWSRLFHGGGRARGHAPLLDPPGPTQITLGLHSYQTVREQGAQVRARGQRGEETDVVGRPNSCCSATIDLQPCTPESPASPLSSQSADSPEDSDLSPVSREGINAPQSEPPTAGQSDSSTYSGLQPNPQEASVTLCHPHASRKLVLELAVNLKGVSLRRYSPLGPLSPISPTVFPSSSQTPTDQPNPQGPEVTSPAEPLSSSAKAEDSKSPITVKVPSRDRRSRDVRRREGKSRLCRFRRTLSDEGGDSGRETTPC from the exons CAGGCTGCAGTGAACGTGTAGAGGTCCATACAGAGCGGAGGGGTGTGATCTACAGCCCCTCTTGGCCTTTAAACTATCCAGCTGGAGTCAACTGCAGCTGGCATATCCAGGGGGGTCAGGGCGAGGTCATTACCGTCAG TTTCCGTAACTTTGACCTGGCGGAGTCGGGGCGTTGTTTGGGCGACTGGCTCCTGCTGACACCTTCTTGGAATGGGGAATATAGGCTCTGTGGCTCCTTGCTGCCTTCACCCTTCATCTCCACCAGGGGGCACGTTTGGCTCTATTTCCACTCTCAGGCCAACAGCTCGGGGCAAGCCCAGGGCTTCCGTCTCTCCTACATCAGAG GCCACCTGGGTCAGAGCAGCTGTCAGTCAGATGAGTTTCTGTGTGGGAATGGAAAGTGTCTCCCTCGCACCTGGAAGTGCAACGGTCAGGATGAGTGTGGCGACGCCACAGACGAACGTAACTGCTCCCCACCTCCCACTGAGACCCAGCCTGGCCTCTGCCCTTTTGGCTCCCTTCCCTGCACTCAGGCACAATCCAcccgctgcctgcctgcttCTCTGCGCTGCAACGGAGCCAAGGACTGCCCCGATGGCACAGACGAGCTGGGGTGCCCCGACACCACCTGTGGCAAACGTCTGGGGAACTTCTATGGCTCGTTTGCATCCCCGGATTTTTTCCGGCCCAACAGGAGCGCCGTGGTGGAGCTCAGGTGTTCGTGGTTGCTGGACACCCAGGACCCCAAGCCCATCGTGCTGCAGCTGGATCTGCAGCTCGGCCCCAGAGACTCGCTGCATGTTTACGATGGCCTGCTACAACGGGCAGAGCACCTCTTACAGGTGCTGTCATATCATAACAACAGGCGTCCGGCCCTGCTGGAGTCGAGCCGTGGGCAAATGAGTGTATTGTACATGGCTCAGCCTCGCAGCCCTGGACACGGCTTCAATGCTACATACCAG GTTAAAGGTTACTGCTTTCCTGGCGAGCGTCCCTGCGGCAGTGATCAGGGCTGCTTCTCTGAACGCCAGCGCTGCGACGGCTACTGGCACTGCCCCTCTGGCCGTGACGAGGAGGGCTGTCCGATGTGCCCAGATGGCGAGTTCCCCTGCGAGGGCGGTACTGGAATGTGCTACCCGGCCTCCGAGCGTTGCAACAATCAGAAGAGGTGCCCGGATGGGTCAGATGAGAAGAACTGCTATGACTGCCAACCTGGAAACTTCCACTGTGGGACTAACCTGTGTATCTTTGAGACGTGGCGGTGTGATGGCCAGGAGGACTGCTTAGACGGTAGCGATGAGAGAGACTGCCTGGCAGCGGTGCCCAGAAAAGTGATTACTGCCGCCCTGATTGGCAGTCTGGTCTGTAGTCTGCTGCTGGTCATTGCTCTCGGATGTGCCCTGAAACTCCACTCGCTCAGGAGCAGAGAGTACAG AGCTTTTGAAACTCAGATGACTCGCATGGAGGCGGAGTTTGTTCAGAGAGAGGCTCCCCCGTCTTACGGCCAGCTGATCGCCCAGGGTCTCATTCCTCCAGTGGAGGATTTCCCAGTTTACAACCCAACCCAG GCCTCTGTGCTACAGAACCTGCGCTTGGCGATGCACAGACAGATCAGACGTCACTCAACACGGCGCTcaacctcctcttcctctcgaCGGCGCGTCGGGCATTTATGGAGTCGCCTTTTCCATGGTGGAGGGCGAGCCAGAGGCCATGCCCCTCTGCTGGATCCCCCGGGACCCACCCAGATTACACTGGGGCTCCACAGCTACCAAACTGTTCGGGAGCAGGGGGCTCAAGTCAGGGCCAGAGGTCAGCGTGGGGAAGAGACTGATGTAGTGGGGAGGCCAAACTCCTGCTGCTCAGCAACCATAGACCTGCAGCCGTGCACGCCAGAGAGCCCTGCatcacctctctcctctcagtcAGCGGACAGTCCAGAAGACTCGGATCTGTCACCTGTCAGCAGGGAAGGAATCAATGCTCCACAATCTGAGCCCCCCACCGCTGGTCAGAGTGACTCTTCAACCTACAGTGGACTTCAACCTAACCCACAAGAAGCATCTGTAACCCTGTGCCACCCCCACGCATCGAGGAAACTGGTCCTTGAGCTTGCAGTTAATCTTAAAGGTGTTTCTTTGAGACGTTACTCTCCATTAGGACCCTTGTCCCCAATCTCACCCACTGTGTTTCCCAGCAGCTCCCAGACACCAACAGACCAACCTAACCCACAGGGTCCGGAGGTGACTTCACCTGCTGAGCCCTTGTCTTCGTCTGCGAAGGCAGAGGACAGCAAAAGCCCCATTACTGTGAAAGTGCCAAGCAGGGACAGAAGAAGCAGGGAcgtgaggaggagggagggcaAAAGCAGGCTCTGCAGGTTCAGAAGGACCCTGAGTGATGAGGGCGGAGATTCAGGGAGGGAGACAACTCCATGCTGA
- the lrp3 gene encoding low-density lipoprotein receptor-related protein 3 isoform X3, whose translation MRIMGLTARLLGLLWLRSALLCSGCSERVEVHTERRGVIYSPSWPLNYPAGVNCSWHIQGGQGEVITVSFRNFDLAESGRCLGDWLLLTPSWNGEYRLCGSLLPSPFISTRGHVWLYFHSQANSSGQAQGFRLSYIRGHLGQSSCQSDEFLCGNGKCLPRTWKCNGQDECGDATDERNCSPPPTETQPGLCPFGSLPCTQAQSTRCLPASLRCNGAKDCPDGTDELGCPDTTCGKRLGNFYGSFASPDFFRPNRSAVVELRCSWLLDTQDPKPIVLQLDLQLGPRDSLHVYDGLLQRAEHLLQVLSYHNNRRPALLESSRGQMSVLYMAQPRSPGHGFNATYQVKGYCFPGERPCGSDQGCFSERQRCDGYWHCPSGRDEEGCPMCPDGEFPCEGGTGMCYPASERCNNQKRCPDGSDEKNCYDCQPGNFHCGTNLCIFETWRCDGQEDCLDGSDERDCLAAVPRKVITAALIGSLVCSLLLVIALGCALKLHSLRSREYRAFETQMTRMEAEFVQREAPPSYGQLIAQGLIPPVEDFPVYNPTQASVLQNLRLAMHRQIRRHSTRRSTSSSSRRRVGHLWSRLFHGGGRARGHAPLLDPPGPTQITLGLHSYQTVREQGAQVRARGQRGEETDVVGRPNSCCSATIDLQPCTPESPASPLSSQSADSPEDSDLSPVSREGINAPQSEPPTAGQSDSSTYSGLQPNPQEASVTLCHPHASRKLVLELAVNLKGVSLRRYSPLGPLSPISPTVFPSSSQTPTDQPNPQGPEVTSPAEPLSSSAKAEDSKSPITVKVPSRDRRSRDVRRREGKSRLCRFRRTLSDEGGDSGRETTPC comes from the exons GCTGCAGTGAACGTGTAGAGGTCCATACAGAGCGGAGGGGTGTGATCTACAGCCCCTCTTGGCCTTTAAACTATCCAGCTGGAGTCAACTGCAGCTGGCATATCCAGGGGGGTCAGGGCGAGGTCATTACCGTCAG TTTCCGTAACTTTGACCTGGCGGAGTCGGGGCGTTGTTTGGGCGACTGGCTCCTGCTGACACCTTCTTGGAATGGGGAATATAGGCTCTGTGGCTCCTTGCTGCCTTCACCCTTCATCTCCACCAGGGGGCACGTTTGGCTCTATTTCCACTCTCAGGCCAACAGCTCGGGGCAAGCCCAGGGCTTCCGTCTCTCCTACATCAGAG GCCACCTGGGTCAGAGCAGCTGTCAGTCAGATGAGTTTCTGTGTGGGAATGGAAAGTGTCTCCCTCGCACCTGGAAGTGCAACGGTCAGGATGAGTGTGGCGACGCCACAGACGAACGTAACTGCTCCCCACCTCCCACTGAGACCCAGCCTGGCCTCTGCCCTTTTGGCTCCCTTCCCTGCACTCAGGCACAATCCAcccgctgcctgcctgcttCTCTGCGCTGCAACGGAGCCAAGGACTGCCCCGATGGCACAGACGAGCTGGGGTGCCCCGACACCACCTGTGGCAAACGTCTGGGGAACTTCTATGGCTCGTTTGCATCCCCGGATTTTTTCCGGCCCAACAGGAGCGCCGTGGTGGAGCTCAGGTGTTCGTGGTTGCTGGACACCCAGGACCCCAAGCCCATCGTGCTGCAGCTGGATCTGCAGCTCGGCCCCAGAGACTCGCTGCATGTTTACGATGGCCTGCTACAACGGGCAGAGCACCTCTTACAGGTGCTGTCATATCATAACAACAGGCGTCCGGCCCTGCTGGAGTCGAGCCGTGGGCAAATGAGTGTATTGTACATGGCTCAGCCTCGCAGCCCTGGACACGGCTTCAATGCTACATACCAG GTTAAAGGTTACTGCTTTCCTGGCGAGCGTCCCTGCGGCAGTGATCAGGGCTGCTTCTCTGAACGCCAGCGCTGCGACGGCTACTGGCACTGCCCCTCTGGCCGTGACGAGGAGGGCTGTCCGATGTGCCCAGATGGCGAGTTCCCCTGCGAGGGCGGTACTGGAATGTGCTACCCGGCCTCCGAGCGTTGCAACAATCAGAAGAGGTGCCCGGATGGGTCAGATGAGAAGAACTGCTATGACTGCCAACCTGGAAACTTCCACTGTGGGACTAACCTGTGTATCTTTGAGACGTGGCGGTGTGATGGCCAGGAGGACTGCTTAGACGGTAGCGATGAGAGAGACTGCCTGGCAGCGGTGCCCAGAAAAGTGATTACTGCCGCCCTGATTGGCAGTCTGGTCTGTAGTCTGCTGCTGGTCATTGCTCTCGGATGTGCCCTGAAACTCCACTCGCTCAGGAGCAGAGAGTACAG AGCTTTTGAAACTCAGATGACTCGCATGGAGGCGGAGTTTGTTCAGAGAGAGGCTCCCCCGTCTTACGGCCAGCTGATCGCCCAGGGTCTCATTCCTCCAGTGGAGGATTTCCCAGTTTACAACCCAACCCAG GCCTCTGTGCTACAGAACCTGCGCTTGGCGATGCACAGACAGATCAGACGTCACTCAACACGGCGCTcaacctcctcttcctctcgaCGGCGCGTCGGGCATTTATGGAGTCGCCTTTTCCATGGTGGAGGGCGAGCCAGAGGCCATGCCCCTCTGCTGGATCCCCCGGGACCCACCCAGATTACACTGGGGCTCCACAGCTACCAAACTGTTCGGGAGCAGGGGGCTCAAGTCAGGGCCAGAGGTCAGCGTGGGGAAGAGACTGATGTAGTGGGGAGGCCAAACTCCTGCTGCTCAGCAACCATAGACCTGCAGCCGTGCACGCCAGAGAGCCCTGCatcacctctctcctctcagtcAGCGGACAGTCCAGAAGACTCGGATCTGTCACCTGTCAGCAGGGAAGGAATCAATGCTCCACAATCTGAGCCCCCCACCGCTGGTCAGAGTGACTCTTCAACCTACAGTGGACTTCAACCTAACCCACAAGAAGCATCTGTAACCCTGTGCCACCCCCACGCATCGAGGAAACTGGTCCTTGAGCTTGCAGTTAATCTTAAAGGTGTTTCTTTGAGACGTTACTCTCCATTAGGACCCTTGTCCCCAATCTCACCCACTGTGTTTCCCAGCAGCTCCCAGACACCAACAGACCAACCTAACCCACAGGGTCCGGAGGTGACTTCACCTGCTGAGCCCTTGTCTTCGTCTGCGAAGGCAGAGGACAGCAAAAGCCCCATTACTGTGAAAGTGCCAAGCAGGGACAGAAGAAGCAGGGAcgtgaggaggagggagggcaAAAGCAGGCTCTGCAGGTTCAGAAGGACCCTGAGTGATGAGGGCGGAGATTCAGGGAGGGAGACAACTCCATGCTGA